A region from the Methanofollis liminatans DSM 4140 genome encodes:
- the yaaA gene encoding peroxide stress protein YaaA: protein MMHDDAGTDTAYRPSDSILVIGICSRTKDTTPGNPVYPTDSGIARFISEGKKEFLHLKRNELKHNLNDILWGKTKFVSELAMNRNLVEGPDFAGEEIGKYLPALRRYQGKFYYQGLGGTEVAFETVYGSGHHFLILSGLYGLVTPDEPIQLYTCPVEIESVEVQTFWRKIDTLTRILLDYIQQNNIKRIFDLSGRQIYRDLINWDYVQKKCGVTVLHCHCEDAAGDPALGDLGRVAREYLFKQSEKNLLALSPETPVRFDWGECTFSESADPPRYYAHESPPGMPFGDSSEEDIQKIRDYINYRLDEFEKHLVKYLKEKQEQHRDLIYSLDIDRRKAAEIRKKAYLKEFPMEDSLDLTLIDYLEYGDYRQIINARWTVFRQDFGKQDRFNERFEQIRKLRNNIKHNNPVPLSDLKEGEAHLLFFASAFDRYWKVNRHPR, encoded by the coding sequence ATGATGCATGATGATGCCGGGACAGACACTGCCTACCGTCCCTCGGACAGCATTCTTGTCATTGGAATCTGTTCACGTACAAAAGACACCACACCCGGAAACCCGGTTTATCCCACGGACAGCGGGATTGCACGGTTCATATCCGAAGGAAAAAAGGAATTCCTCCATCTGAAACGAAACGAGCTGAAACACAACCTCAACGATATCCTCTGGGGCAAGACAAAATTCGTCTCAGAACTCGCCATGAACAGAAACCTTGTCGAAGGGCCCGATTTTGCCGGGGAAGAGATTGGAAAATATCTCCCGGCACTCCGGCGCTACCAGGGGAAATTTTACTACCAAGGCCTCGGGGGAACAGAGGTTGCGTTCGAGACAGTGTACGGATCAGGCCATCACTTTCTCATCCTTTCCGGTCTGTATGGTCTGGTCACCCCTGATGAACCCATCCAACTCTATACCTGCCCCGTTGAGATAGAATCCGTGGAAGTCCAGACGTTCTGGAGAAAAATTGATACCCTCACTCGTATCCTGCTAGACTACATTCAACAGAACAATATCAAACGAATCTTCGACCTCAGCGGGAGACAGATCTACCGTGACCTGATCAACTGGGACTATGTACAGAAGAAATGTGGAGTCACGGTTCTCCACTGTCACTGCGAGGATGCTGCCGGTGACCCGGCCCTGGGAGACCTCGGCAGAGTCGCCAGGGAATACCTGTTTAAACAATCTGAAAAAAATCTCCTCGCTCTTTCCCCCGAAACACCCGTCAGATTCGACTGGGGGGAATGCACCTTCTCAGAAAGTGCAGATCCCCCACGGTACTATGCACATGAATCACCCCCTGGTATGCCGTTCGGTGACAGTTCAGAAGAGGACATCCAGAAGATCAGGGATTATATTAACTATCGACTCGACGAGTTCGAAAAACATCTTGTCAAATACCTCAAGGAAAAACAGGAACAACACAGAGATCTGATATATTCACTCGACATCGACAGGAGAAAAGCGGCAGAGATCCGGAAAAAAGCATACCTCAAGGAATTTCCCATGGAAGACAGTCTCGATCTCACCCTGATCGATTACCTTGAATATGGGGACTACCGTCAGATCATAAATGCCCGCTGGACCGTCTTCAGGCAGGATTTCGGGAAGCAGGATCGGTTTAATGAACGTTTTGAACAGATACGAAAACTCAGAAACAACATAAAGCACAACAATCCGGTCCCTCTCTCTGACCTCAAAGAGGGGGAGGCGCACCTCCTCTTCTTTGCCTCAGCATTTGACCGATACTGGAAAGTGAACCGACACCCTCGCTGA
- a CDS encoding tetratricopeptide repeat protein has product MTINISPVRDFLWESYAVRADREFLCSVQDLSHEEKRDRFIDHALDNLMLVRLKRDPGFAKYVLERVRESPAVLERVRQTILLIFGETAKIAYSDPDLPGPKGLFEVMERAVENGGNPLEEVMQFSQNPSLVSSYTSDRIRRERESKLRYLQARLEAAEGEVENDLEILAIRRQMSDQGSGLYYGPGMGVDDTLFPAAGSTADIFHAANRFVVQNLRFRGRFSASGDPQLPDQSLMECVGLNLPFQAILERALFGRSVADPHPDVEAARELWKFETDSATITAYEWFLSLSHDEKVRVLNGNYPFSIGEQYLSDLAQCSPEAHLHLVQMTRLFYAGFYEHAAKVGEYLFSREKKGKEKYVLADDIATAYREYEDYRSALKWYEIALKLTKKLEPGMRQHKEFVERKNCAEMRHHLGNCEQFRREVARIAADAGHFPAEIRGSVEYNLAEACRRTGEYALEYEHLTEYMPLADPDDPHLRVALERLEIFALTLDEPDFRTIRGIELREREEKYRQRLKTAMLSFQYGDAMHWIDRLLAVRPTPERYTEKSTLCRHFGRSVEAIDLLQKAAELSHEDSYTKVFSWISLALLKAHTSGDVDGEVSGAIRLALRSAGIRGRKLPGYDYIEVIKPIIYETVGWGDPGLSARFLEEFAGEFSALGLPGDPARFIGEAYLQDSLSEEARVWLQEAAGREGAGPERAAVFTLIAGSYVVEGDPREACEWYARAVEDDPVLSVAYAGMAQCHAALMEYERALTALKRARDLDPENTDYRKMEEEIAGLAAHVIALPRINSEEVRSVFRTGDWLLYSVFTGPERASYDIGPVVVQYGKGVEKMLYEEVLRPVRERIRQDERFCPAPGSGVEGRFWDGSKKVPALPFTLKAVLGNAEKSLSLGQWANQVSDIRNRVHNPVTRAFRDLMEERGYSEEVIGRIGDLCRTLSLERNGAAHISFYSRDEVMEKRGEMVGVINEVIGIVYGRGG; this is encoded by the coding sequence ATGACGATCAATATATCTCCGGTCCGTGATTTTCTCTGGGAGTCGTATGCTGTCCGGGCGGACAGGGAGTTTCTCTGTTCGGTGCAGGATCTCTCGCATGAGGAGAAGCGCGACCGGTTCATCGATCATGCCCTGGATAACCTGATGCTGGTGAGACTGAAGCGCGATCCAGGGTTCGCGAAGTACGTGCTCGAGAGAGTGCGGGAGAGTCCTGCTGTCCTGGAGCGTGTCAGGCAGACGATTCTCCTGATCTTTGGTGAGACGGCAAAAATAGCGTATTCTGATCCAGATCTGCCCGGGCCCAAGGGTCTTTTTGAGGTGATGGAGAGGGCCGTTGAAAACGGGGGAAATCCCCTCGAAGAGGTCATGCAGTTTTCTCAGAACCCTTCCCTGGTCTCCAGTTATACCAGCGATCGTATCAGGCGGGAGAGGGAGAGCAAGCTCAGATACCTGCAGGCGCGGCTTGAGGCGGCGGAGGGGGAGGTCGAGAACGATCTTGAGATCCTTGCGATCCGCAGGCAGATGAGCGATCAGGGGAGCGGACTTTACTATGGTCCAGGTATGGGCGTGGACGATACGCTCTTTCCGGCGGCGGGATCTACGGCCGATATTTTCCATGCAGCAAACAGGTTCGTGGTGCAGAACCTCAGGTTCAGGGGGAGGTTTTCTGCATCCGGCGACCCCCAGTTGCCTGATCAGTCCCTGATGGAGTGCGTCGGTCTGAACCTGCCGTTCCAGGCGATCCTTGAGAGGGCGCTATTCGGGAGGAGCGTCGCTGATCCTCATCCGGACGTTGAGGCGGCCCGCGAACTCTGGAAGTTTGAGACGGACAGCGCCACGATCACGGCATATGAATGGTTTCTGTCCCTTTCACACGATGAGAAGGTCAGGGTCCTCAACGGCAATTACCCGTTTTCTATCGGTGAGCAGTACCTCTCTGACCTTGCGCAATGCTCCCCTGAGGCGCATCTTCACCTCGTGCAGATGACCCGGTTGTTTTATGCCGGGTTCTACGAGCACGCAGCAAAGGTCGGGGAATACCTCTTCTCGCGTGAGAAGAAGGGGAAGGAGAAGTATGTTCTCGCAGACGACATTGCGACGGCGTACCGGGAATACGAGGACTACCGTTCTGCCCTGAAATGGTACGAGATTGCGCTGAAACTGACAAAAAAACTGGAGCCCGGGATGCGCCAGCACAAGGAGTTTGTCGAGCGGAAGAACTGCGCGGAGATGCGGCATCATCTCGGTAACTGCGAGCAGTTCAGGCGGGAGGTTGCCAGGATCGCCGCCGATGCCGGACACTTCCCGGCAGAGATCCGGGGTTCGGTGGAGTACAATCTTGCAGAGGCATGTCGGCGGACCGGCGAGTATGCCCTCGAATATGAGCACCTGACTGAGTATATGCCTCTGGCTGATCCTGATGATCCGCACCTCCGCGTCGCCCTAGAGAGGCTTGAAATATTTGCCCTGACTCTGGATGAACCGGACTTCCGGACGATCCGCGGGATCGAGCTGAGAGAGCGGGAGGAGAAATACAGACAGAGGCTGAAGACTGCCATGCTTTCGTTCCAGTATGGGGATGCCATGCACTGGATCGACCGCCTCCTTGCAGTTCGTCCGACGCCGGAAAGATATACAGAAAAATCTACCCTCTGCAGGCATTTCGGCAGGAGTGTGGAGGCGATCGATCTCCTGCAGAAGGCCGCGGAGTTGTCCCATGAGGATTCGTATACAAAGGTGTTCTCCTGGATCTCCCTCGCCCTGCTGAAGGCTCATACGTCTGGGGATGTTGACGGCGAGGTCTCCGGGGCGATCCGCCTGGCCCTCAGATCTGCGGGGATACGCGGGCGGAAACTCCCGGGATATGATTATATCGAGGTTATCAAGCCGATCATCTACGAGACAGTGGGATGGGGAGACCCGGGTCTTTCGGCGCGGTTCTTGGAGGAATTTGCCGGAGAGTTTTCTGCGCTGGGCCTGCCGGGAGACCCGGCCCGGTTCATCGGGGAGGCATATCTCCAGGACAGCCTGAGCGAGGAGGCGAGAGTCTGGCTCCAGGAGGCCGCGGGGCGTGAGGGTGCCGGACCGGAACGGGCGGCGGTCTTCACCCTGATTGCAGGGTCATATGTTGTGGAAGGGGATCCCCGGGAGGCGTGCGAGTGGTATGCCCGCGCGGTGGAAGATGACCCGGTGTTGTCGGTGGCTTATGCAGGGATGGCACAGTGTCATGCCGCCCTGATGGAGTACGAAAGGGCGCTCACCGCCCTCAAAAGGGCGCGAGATCTCGATCCTGAAAATACAGATTATCGGAAGATGGAGGAGGAGATCGCCGGACTTGCCGCCCATGTGATCGCCCTGCCGCGGATCAATTCCGAGGAGGTGCGGTCGGTCTTCAGGACCGGCGACTGGCTTCTGTACAGCGTGTTTACCGGGCCTGAACGGGCGTCCTATGATATCGGGCCGGTGGTGGTCCAGTACGGGAAGGGGGTGGAGAAGATGCTGTACGAGGAGGTCCTCCGCCCGGTGCGGGAGCGGATCAGGCAGGATGAACGGTTCTGCCCGGCGCCGGGGTCAGGGGTTGAGGGGCGTTTCTGGGATGGATCAAAGAAGGTTCCTGCGCTGCCGTTCACGCTGAAGGCGGTGCTCGGCAATGCAGAGAAATCGCTTTCTCTGGGGCAGTGGGCAAACCAGGTCTCAGATATCAGAAATAGAGTTCACAACCCGGTGACCCGGGCGTTCAGGGACCTGATGGAGGAGAGGGGATATTCAGAGGAGGTGATCGGGCGGATCGGCGATCTTTGCAGGACGCTCTCGCTGGAGCGGAACGGGGCCGCCCATATCTCGTTCTACAGCAGGGACGAGGTGATGGAGAAGAGGGGGGAGATGGTGGGGGTGATCAATGAGGTGATCGGGATTGTTTATGGAAGGGGCGGATGA
- a CDS encoding viperin family antiviral radical SAM protein: protein MNWHLISACNYSCRFCFARNLGETPVSFSEGCRILTRLVGAGMEKINFAGGEPLLHPQLFEYCRVAHDLGMTVSITTNGSRLTPELVRTHRGYIDWIALSVDSASEETEARLGRGDGQHVGHCIRLSDAIRETGIRLKINTTVTALSRDEDMTGFVRRTDPDRWKVLQMLHIRGENDGAVADLSVTDAEFRAFADRHAGVILRGGVLPVFESSAMIEGSYFMVTPGGRVKTDTGRVIRKYSLDEVLGSGVFAYVDEGQYLRRGGVYAW, encoded by the coding sequence GTGAACTGGCATCTGATCTCTGCCTGCAACTACTCGTGCAGGTTCTGTTTTGCACGGAACCTCGGGGAAACTCCAGTTTCTTTCTCTGAAGGATGCAGGATCCTCACCCGTCTTGTCGGTGCAGGGATGGAGAAGATCAATTTTGCCGGCGGGGAACCCCTGCTCCACCCGCAGCTCTTCGAATACTGCCGGGTTGCTCATGATCTGGGGATGACTGTCTCAATCACGACAAACGGGTCGCGGCTGACACCTGAACTGGTCAGGACGCACAGGGGGTATATCGACTGGATCGCCCTCTCGGTGGATTCGGCCTCCGAGGAGACTGAGGCGCGCCTGGGCCGCGGAGACGGTCAGCACGTCGGTCACTGTATCCGTCTCTCCGATGCAATCAGGGAAACCGGGATCAGATTGAAGATCAATACGACGGTCACCGCCCTTTCCCGGGATGAGGATATGACCGGGTTCGTCAGGAGGACCGATCCCGACCGCTGGAAGGTGCTGCAGATGCTCCATATCAGGGGGGAGAATGATGGGGCGGTGGCCGATCTCTCGGTGACCGACGCGGAGTTCCGGGCTTTTGCTGACCGTCACGCGGGTGTCATCCTGCGCGGCGGTGTCCTGCCGGTGTTTGAGTCCTCGGCGATGATCGAGGGGTCGTATTTCATGGTCACGCCGGGGGGACGCGTGAAGACCGACACAGGGCGGGTGATCAGGAAATATTCCCTGGATGAGGTGCTGGGGTCCGGGGTTTTTGCATATGTTGATGAGGGGCAGTACCTCAGGAGGGGAGGGGTATATGCATGGTGA
- a CDS encoding PDDEXK family nuclease, translated as MPEPHLLFISAGEHVHETLPACIKNLKEITHAIVVVEESVYHDLPVDAVQMKTVKPLIREAIQGVKAICDSMNIAFSEIRTEDTRINAIRDAVLAVTRQHPAARISFNLSGGTKMLSLSLFIMALWLDAEVYLTPKNDQIEQILIPQMHLDDIRRNPNYPKALEIISTASGRWVTRQDFAIEMEKNYKPSRFPGDEKTKRIPNRGTITRILQQLIDWDLVEESFCDRSKKAKQYCLTPHGEFAQKILRFEGGTDAPEHK; from the coding sequence ATGCCCGAACCGCACCTCCTCTTCATCAGCGCAGGGGAGCACGTCCACGAGACCCTCCCTGCCTGCATCAAAAACCTCAAAGAGATCACCCACGCCATCGTCGTTGTGGAGGAAAGCGTCTATCATGACCTCCCCGTGGACGCAGTGCAGATGAAGACGGTAAAACCCCTTATCAGGGAGGCGATCCAGGGCGTAAAGGCGATCTGCGACTCGATGAACATCGCCTTCAGCGAGATCAGGACAGAAGACACCCGGATCAACGCGATCCGTGACGCCGTCCTCGCCGTCACCCGCCAGCACCCCGCGGCGCGCATCTCCTTCAACCTGAGCGGCGGGACAAAGATGCTCTCCCTCTCCCTCTTCATCATGGCGCTCTGGCTCGATGCAGAGGTCTACCTGACACCGAAGAACGACCAGATCGAACAGATCCTCATTCCCCAGATGCATCTCGACGATATCAGGAGAAACCCCAACTATCCAAAGGCCCTTGAAATCATCTCCACCGCTTCAGGGAGGTGGGTGACCCGCCAGGATTTTGCCATAGAGATGGAAAAAAACTACAAACCTTCCCGCTTCCCCGGCGATGAAAAAACAAAAAGGATACCGAACCGCGGGACCATCACAAGGATCCTCCAGCAACTGATCGACTGGGATCTTGTCGAGGAGTCGTTCTGTGACAGGAGCAAAAAGGCGAAACAGTACTGCCTGACGCCCCACGGCGAATTTGCACAGAAGATACTCAGGTTCGAAGGCGGAACCGATGCGCCCGAGCACAAATAG
- a CDS encoding metallophosphoesterase family protein: MTQPPKKTRKISPDTLTFIHTADLHLGSPLTGIRAMDESMAEKLIQASYCAFDRIVDLAIRDEVDFVLIAGDLYDSQRQQIYEQLKLLHALERLNGHGIMVYIVCGNHDPHSAWSRSIRWPGNVHIMADDRPEVVFFEKDGEKKAAIVGVSYPRSSVLENLATTFPEKESGWPFTIGLLHATLGSTSEHVSYAPCSEENLTATGYDYWALGHIHKPAIVRQADPTIVYPGIPQGRDIGESGPRGCYHVAVRSDGTIEPTFVETAEICWETATLSIDGIDTLSDLDVAILDTLDDIQETRTGSQVCCRLTLTGRGEVHRDLSRVKGAIDDLADHLREVGSEVYIDRIIDQTALPIDREALVRREDLIGDILRISDNLQQDPKAAETFVPLFKDLFSDKRGKKCDPISPEEIPDLIREAETYLLDLLQPEERV; encoded by the coding sequence ATGACACAACCCCCGAAAAAAACCCGAAAAATATCTCCAGACACCCTAACCTTCATCCACACTGCAGATCTCCACCTCGGCAGCCCCCTCACCGGCATCAGGGCGATGGACGAGAGCATGGCCGAAAAACTCATCCAGGCATCGTACTGTGCCTTCGACCGGATCGTTGACCTGGCGATCAGGGACGAGGTCGATTTCGTCCTGATCGCAGGCGACCTCTACGACAGCCAGAGGCAGCAGATCTACGAACAGCTCAAACTCCTCCACGCCCTTGAGAGACTCAATGGCCACGGCATCATGGTCTACATCGTCTGCGGCAACCATGATCCACACAGCGCCTGGTCACGGTCCATTCGGTGGCCGGGAAACGTCCATATTATGGCAGATGACAGGCCCGAGGTCGTCTTCTTCGAAAAAGATGGAGAAAAAAAGGCGGCCATTGTGGGGGTGAGTTATCCGCGCTCTTCTGTCCTTGAGAATCTCGCCACAACATTCCCGGAGAAAGAATCAGGCTGGCCCTTCACGATCGGCCTCCTCCACGCCACTCTCGGCAGCACCAGCGAGCATGTTTCCTACGCCCCCTGCTCAGAGGAAAACCTGACTGCCACTGGCTATGACTACTGGGCCCTCGGCCACATCCACAAACCTGCGATCGTCCGCCAGGCTGATCCGACCATAGTCTACCCGGGTATCCCGCAGGGACGCGACATTGGCGAGTCCGGTCCGAGGGGGTGCTACCATGTTGCGGTCAGGTCAGACGGCACCATCGAGCCTACCTTTGTTGAAACCGCGGAGATCTGCTGGGAAACTGCAACCCTCTCTATCGACGGTATCGACACCCTCAGTGATCTTGACGTTGCAATCCTGGACACTCTCGACGATATACAGGAGACGAGAACTGGCAGTCAGGTTTGCTGCCGCCTCACCCTCACTGGACGGGGGGAGGTCCACCGTGATCTCAGCAGGGTGAAGGGAGCGATTGACGACCTTGCTGACCATCTCAGGGAGGTCGGATCAGAGGTGTACATCGACCGGATCATCGACCAGACGGCCCTCCCTATCGACCGGGAAGCGCTTGTCCGGCGGGAGGATCTTATTGGCGACATTCTCCGGATCTCTGACAATCTCCAGCAGGACCCGAAGGCCGCGGAGACTTTCGTGCCTCTCTTCAAGGATCTGTTCTCTGATAAGAGGGGGAAGAAATGCGATCCTATCAGTCCAGAGGAGATCCCTGACCTGATCAGGGAGGCCGAAACCTATCTCCTCGACCTGCTGCAGCCGGAGGAGAGGGTATGA
- a CDS encoding AAA family ATPase: MKIEEIYIDGFGHFHNAKIESLSPHLTVITGPNEAGKSTLLEFIRRMFFGFKKQGPNTYPPLNGGDMGGRLRLTTPDEEAVLLERSEKRAEPSLFSVDGGPAGCTLPDLIGTADRQFFENVYAFGLGELSDFKSLSAGSIQSRVMSAGIGITRGSIADVQTQVQKDCDALFKPGRAWKDIRIKEIFSEITDLEKDLRQCTGTQEEYDHLQFELKELESTLADLKDEEKTLRKKMQDASNLLSVWDEWVAYTETKKRLSDLPEVVPVPDDGVQTLRGLTEKAGELEEELKACRRDLQQAAQSLAGCTVDEVVCAHADRIHDLENGLKKYLADLDAYNEAVRETEKLTQEVDALASQVGLQGEGLASFDVSARTRQQVEDFRTHFSDLNEEARTQTSEGIRLDGEKRGVQAKIQTDEAALSALSVTGTLEEVQKKRAALDDLSVEVPAWSKAKDELDRLIEKEAEIGTRLKQDAAARGVSLPRWPALVIMAAGVVALAGGVMMDSLIIGSGLFLLMLVIAGIYLRGVTRETPVDIPAGDEVLDMARVRQVKETDLAERELALRNKAKECGFSTIPDLSAINTMRSKLDGEVHTLQERERLEKALQVSRKTCTGLAADLERVQTALAANAQEKKKVGEEWQAWLHAVSLDISLTPEVVLDIIPKIEKAQDRIRARDEAGIRCANLKETIAAYDTAAAGVAVAIGADPAPSVEVQVQNAVAFLKEQSERKMQYENLVREHTRIQKEEAAIVGRQGEIARKRADLFSQASVIDEEMFRKHAQIQEERIRLAKEEAEAELRLKKAAGGDRAFPAFVTHLESNERADLVETVEECRQRLDEIAPEGEGKRERRGRLLKEIEELEGDNHTAAYEARLRFLHEDLTETSRAWAVRVIAGHLLHQAIEKYEKERQPAVILEATRYFSGITGGRYQKIYRPIDADAVVVEEGSGKRKEITDLSLGTAQQLYLALRFGYITEFGKHDATLPAVFDDVLVNFDPARKKMGCQAIADLAGKTQVLYFTCHPETVALLTEARPDARVIDLGEVGGN; encoded by the coding sequence ATGAAGATCGAGGAGATTTACATCGACGGCTTCGGCCACTTTCACAATGCGAAGATAGAATCGCTGTCCCCTCACCTGACTGTCATTACAGGGCCCAACGAGGCGGGTAAATCAACTCTGCTTGAGTTCATCCGCAGGATGTTCTTCGGGTTTAAAAAACAGGGTCCGAACACCTACCCGCCTCTGAACGGGGGTGATATGGGAGGGAGGCTGCGACTGACCACGCCTGACGAGGAGGCTGTGCTCCTTGAACGATCTGAAAAGCGTGCCGAACCCTCGCTCTTCTCAGTCGACGGAGGCCCTGCCGGCTGTACCCTGCCCGACCTCATTGGCACGGCCGACCGGCAGTTCTTCGAGAATGTCTATGCCTTCGGCCTCGGTGAACTGAGTGACTTCAAGAGTCTCTCTGCTGGATCGATCCAGAGCAGGGTGATGAGTGCCGGGATCGGGATCACCAGAGGCTCTATCGCCGACGTCCAGACCCAGGTCCAGAAGGACTGTGATGCACTCTTCAAACCTGGAAGGGCCTGGAAAGATATCAGGATCAAGGAGATCTTCTCAGAGATCACCGACCTGGAGAAGGACCTGCGCCAGTGCACCGGGACGCAGGAGGAATACGACCATCTCCAGTTCGAGTTGAAAGAATTGGAAAGCACTCTTGCAGACCTGAAAGACGAGGAGAAGACGCTCAGGAAGAAGATGCAGGACGCCTCAAACCTGCTCTCTGTCTGGGACGAATGGGTTGCCTATACCGAGACGAAGAAACGTCTGTCCGATCTCCCTGAGGTCGTTCCTGTCCCTGATGACGGTGTCCAGACCCTCAGGGGTCTCACCGAGAAGGCCGGGGAACTGGAGGAGGAACTGAAAGCGTGCCGCCGTGACCTCCAGCAGGCTGCCCAGAGCCTCGCAGGGTGCACTGTCGACGAGGTAGTCTGTGCTCACGCCGACAGGATCCATGACCTGGAGAACGGCCTGAAGAAGTATCTCGCCGATCTGGACGCTTACAACGAGGCCGTCCGGGAGACGGAGAAACTCACACAGGAGGTTGACGCCCTCGCCAGCCAGGTCGGCCTGCAGGGTGAGGGCCTCGCTTCTTTCGATGTTTCTGCCCGGACCCGTCAGCAGGTCGAAGATTTCCGGACCCATTTCTCCGACCTCAACGAGGAGGCCAGAACCCAGACGTCTGAGGGAATTCGCCTTGACGGGGAGAAGAGAGGGGTGCAGGCCAAGATACAGACAGACGAGGCGGCTCTCTCCGCCCTCTCCGTCACCGGAACCCTGGAGGAGGTACAGAAGAAAAGAGCGGCCCTCGACGATCTGAGTGTCGAGGTTCCGGCCTGGTCGAAGGCGAAGGATGAACTCGACCGTCTCATCGAGAAGGAGGCCGAGATCGGGACACGGCTGAAACAGGACGCGGCAGCCCGCGGGGTCTCTCTTCCCCGCTGGCCGGCCCTGGTGATCATGGCGGCAGGTGTGGTTGCTCTTGCCGGCGGGGTGATGATGGACTCCCTCATCATCGGCAGCGGCCTCTTCCTCCTGATGCTGGTGATTGCCGGGATTTATCTTCGGGGTGTCACACGAGAAACACCTGTCGACATTCCAGCAGGCGATGAAGTTCTGGACATGGCCAGAGTACGGCAGGTAAAGGAGACGGATCTTGCCGAACGGGAGTTGGCGCTCAGGAATAAGGCAAAAGAATGCGGATTCTCTACCATTCCCGATCTCTCCGCGATCAATACCATGCGATCCAAGCTGGACGGCGAGGTGCACACCCTCCAGGAGAGGGAGAGGCTGGAGAAGGCCCTGCAGGTTTCTCGCAAGACGTGCACCGGTCTTGCCGCAGACCTCGAACGCGTACAGACCGCCCTTGCCGCGAATGCGCAAGAGAAAAAGAAGGTTGGGGAGGAGTGGCAGGCATGGCTGCATGCCGTCTCTCTCGACATCTCGCTCACACCTGAAGTCGTCCTTGATATCATTCCCAAAATCGAGAAGGCGCAGGACAGGATCAGGGCGCGGGATGAGGCCGGGATCAGGTGTGCCAACCTGAAGGAGACGATTGCAGCGTATGATACGGCGGCGGCGGGGGTTGCTGTCGCAATCGGGGCAGACCCTGCCCCCTCGGTCGAGGTGCAGGTGCAAAACGCGGTGGCATTCCTCAAGGAGCAGAGTGAGCGCAAGATGCAGTATGAGAACCTGGTAAGGGAGCACACCAGGATCCAGAAGGAAGAGGCGGCGATCGTTGGAAGACAGGGTGAAATAGCCAGAAAACGGGCTGATCTCTTTTCCCAGGCATCTGTGATCGACGAGGAGATGTTCCGGAAACATGCCCAGATACAGGAGGAGAGGATCAGACTCGCAAAAGAGGAGGCAGAGGCCGAACTCCGCCTGAAGAAGGCGGCGGGAGGAGACCGGGCTTTCCCTGCCTTTGTCACGCACCTGGAGAGCAACGAACGCGCCGACCTTGTAGAAACGGTAGAAGAGTGCAGGCAGCGCTTGGATGAGATCGCACCTGAAGGGGAGGGGAAGAGGGAAAGGCGCGGCCGTCTCCTGAAAGAGATAGAAGAACTCGAAGGCGACAACCATACTGCCGCCTACGAAGCGAGATTGCGGTTTCTCCACGAAGACCTCACCGAAACCTCCCGTGCCTGGGCAGTCAGGGTGATCGCGGGCCACCTCCTCCACCAGGCGATCGAGAAGTACGAGAAGGAACGCCAGCCGGCGGTCATCCTGGAGGCGACCAGGTATTTCAGCGGGATCACCGGTGGGCGCTACCAGAAGATCTACCGGCCGATCGATGCCGATGCTGTCGTCGTTGAAGAGGGGAGTGGAAAAAGGAAGGAGATCACCGACCTGAGTCTTGGGACTGCGCAGCAGCTCTACCTCGCACTGCGGTTCGGTTATATCACCGAGTTCGGCAAGCACGATGCTACTCTCCCTGCCGTCTTCGACGACGTGCTGGTGAATTTCGACCCAGCGAGGAAGAAGATGGGGTGCCAGGCGATCGCCGACCTGGCCGGGAAGACGCAGGTTCTCTACTTTACCTGTCACCCGGAGACGGTCGCCCTTCTCACGGAGGCGCGGCCTGATGCACGGGTCATCGACCTTGGCGAGGTCGGCGGGAATTGA